From the genome of Gracilinanus agilis isolate LMUSP501 chromosome 2, AgileGrace, whole genome shotgun sequence, one region includes:
- the DEPP1 gene encoding protein DEPP1 — protein MRSRLLISVALLPTISETSEMMMLGGTQAKSDELQSDLLSSQSLDDYVKSICQLAQPTSVLDGAQRLPYNRPRRPCKLRGKTFNDVSLASHSEKSCPTSSLQDITARFSGQNPTLPLGNNTDPLDWLFGESQPKRQSWKDALRRTGSATDPSPLHKQTETGKSRVPRRVRCEAKVSGGPLVKLSPEWGKALEKRTQPSVLNAALDNSSNPHQGRIPRSLNSNLPVIYEL, from the coding sequence ATGAGGTCCAGGCTCCTGATTTCAGTGGCCCTCCTGCCAACCATAAGTGAGACCTCGGAGATGATGATGCTGGGAGGTACCCAGGCCAAAAGTGATGAGCTCCAAAGTGATCTTCTCTCATCACAGAGCCTTGATGACTACGTGAAGTCCATCTGTCAGCTAGCCCAGCCCACTTCTGTGCTTGATGGGGCCCAACGTCTCCCCTACAACAGGCCACGGAGGCCTTGTAAACTCAGAGGAAAGACCTTCAATGATGTGTCTCTAGCTTCACACAGTGAGAAGTCATGCCCGACCTCATCCCTACAAGACATCACAGCCCGTTTCAGTGGTCAGAACCCCACACTGCCTCTGGGCAACAACACTGACCCCCTGGACTGGCTTTTTGGGGAATCCCAACCAAAGCGACAGAGCTGGAAGGATGCTCTGAGGAGGACTGGTTCGGCCACTGACCCTTCACCTCTGCATAAACAGACTGAAACAGGCAAGTCCAGAGTCCCTCGCCGAGTCAGATGTGAAGCCAAAGTTTCTGGGGGTCCCTTGGTGAAACTGTCCCCTGAGTGGGGCAAGGCTTTGGAGAAAAGAACTCAGCCCTCTGTGTTGAATGCTGCTCTGGACAACTCTAGCAATCCCCACCAGGGTAGGATACCCCGATctttgaactcaaatctcccGGTCATTTATGAACTGTGA